Proteins encoded in a region of the Drosophila busckii strain San Diego stock center, stock number 13000-0081.31 chromosome 2L, ASM1175060v1, whole genome shotgun sequence genome:
- the LOC108608426 gene encoding uncharacterized protein LOC108608426, producing the protein MKLDNFQLIAEVRQRRVLWDTTVSLTLRKDHFSPQWQEVAYIMQHDVSDCRKRFKALRDNYRSEVRKIQKGLNKHSHWPYFRALEFMREIFDPNKIVPFSPEPYHIEIDYHSTSTEQERQDDFIIDVDDDSCDFEILGDIFKRDPAESTQDTESKISNEHQNPSPSLLSPMMPKAVPAKRTKRRRTSSSVDGIYQNGHTTTNSTPASEPTAKDDPDYNFLISLLPHVKTLSSMNNMKFRTEVSRMLMDLNQQEIRAVESPKTVNTPRLTPAPASYQPEPNKLGSRGSLNGSSNILHSSLVECDVKIENEPLY; encoded by the exons ATGAAGCTGGACAATTTTCAACTGATCGCTGAGGTACGACAACGCCGAGTGCTATGGGATACAACAGTCTCATTAACATTGCGAAAGGATCACTTTAGCCCGCAATGGCAAGAAGTCGCATATATAATGCAACACGACG TCTCCGATTGCAGGAAGCGATTCAAGGCTCTGCGCGACAACTACCGGTCAGAGGTACGGAAAATACAAAAGGGACTCAACAAACATTCACACTGGCCATATTTTCGTGCGCTGGAATTTATGCGTGAAATCTTTGATCCCAACAAAATTGTGCCGTTTTCACCAGAGCCATACCATATTGAAATAGACTACCACAGTACCAGTACTGAACAGGAAAGGCAGGATGACTTTATAATTGACGTAGACGATGATTCTTGTGATTTTGAAATACTGGGTGACATATTTAAGCGCGATCCAGCTGAGTCGACTCAAGACACTGAATCCAAAATAAGCAATGAGCATCAGAACCCATCACCTTCTTTACTTTCACCTATGATGCCTAAAGCTGTGCCtgcaaagcgcacaaaacGCCGTCGCACATCATCCTCAGTGGATGGAATTTATCAAAATGGGCACACCACCACTAATTCTACACCTGCATCGGAGCCAACGGCCAAAGATGATCCAGACTATAATTTTCTTATCAGTTTGTTGCCACATGTGAAAACTTTATCCAGCATGAACAACATGAAATTTCGCACAGAGGTCAGCCGCATGTTGATGGATCTGAACCAGCAAGAAATTCGGGCCGTTGAGAGCCCCAAAACTGTAAACACTCCCAGACTAACACCCGCTCCAGCCAGTTACCAACCGGAACCAAATAAACTTGGTTCACGTGGCTCTCTGAATGGGagctcaaatattttacatagtTCACTGGTAGAATGTGAtgttaaaatagaaaatgagCCATTGTATTAG
- the LOC108607574 gene encoding uncharacterized protein LOC108607574: MMKFTPNQKDKQSTKMIAETHGALELEAATALLMLRYQYDLKAYAAVANCAATQTPSPPPPAPAAAAIATAAAVVVVNKLEPAAADNCTPKEQVRTMPTSTQPLKKRSIPPHLLQRSLTPTAKAGLNQSNRNSSSSGGGGISVGVSGGGITKPKLKPLASQCNKALLKSCRNMIREFLDNQELI; the protein is encoded by the coding sequence ATGATGAAGTTTACGCCAAACCAAAAGGacaaacaaagcacaaagaTGATTGCAGAAACTCATGGAGCACTGGAACTGGAGGCAGCCACCGCATTGCTAATGCTGCGCTATCAATACGACCTAAAGGCATATGCAGCAGTTGCCAATTGTGCTGCCACACAGACGCCAtcgccgccgccaccagcgccagcagcagcagcaatagcaacagctgctgctgttgtggtaGTAAACAAGCTggagccagcagctgcagacaACTGCACGCCCAAGGAGCAAGTGCGCACAATGCCAACCTCAACGCAGCCGCTAAAGAAACGCAGCATACCGCCGCATCTGCTGCAGCGTTCACTAACGCCAACAGCCAAGGCCGGACTAAACCagagcaacagaaacagcagcagcagcggcggtggcggcatcAGCGTCGGCGTCAGTGGTGGCGGCATTACCAAGCCCAAATTGAAGCCACTTGCATCGCAATGCAACAAGGCATTGCTCAAGTCCTGCCGCAACATGATACGTGAATTCCTAGACAATCAGGAACTgatttaa
- the LOC108607572 gene encoding putative apoptosis-inducing factor 1, mitochondrial isoform X2: protein MSIWTVRCVCQKFCRQAHILANRRVLPSTKRIPAVINGISRPAHNSLYQMGFVDSKSYSTAKDVLKSSQCDKVCPQPLDPCKPAPKDPCEEFHKLRRESEITGGAQGGGCDGDSEDEQQKRLKLKCLLGALAALLAGGFVAWMMTRKKECEVDGDSPDDARKRAQLSGMITSPPSSEQLPKHVPYLIIGGGTAAFSAFRAIKSNDARAKVLMISNEYRKPYMRPPLSKELWYTPNANEDPIKDYRFKQWTGSERSLYFEPDEFFIEPEKLADSGNGGIAVAQGFSVKKVDAQNRIVTLNDGYQISYEECLIATGCAPKNLNMLRDAPPSVREKIMVYRTPEDFDRLRRYAMQKRSITIVGNGFIGSELACSLAHYSKENEGGKVYQVFQEKGNMSKVLPHYLSDWTTRRMEKQGVCVIPDASIKSALRDESQVKLELSNGMTLLSDIVVVCVGCTPNTNIAGTSQLEVDRTLGGFVVNAELEARRNLYVAGDASCFYDPLLGRRRVEHHDHSVVSGRLAGENMTGAKKPYEHQSMFWSDLGPEIGYEGIGLVDASLPTVGVFALSKDDAKRSDSHTDSKPADKSSEAPKQTTVVEGELQCNPSDEPNYGKGVVFYLKNDKIVGILLWNLFNRIGLARTIINQNKNYEDLNEVAKLFEIHA from the exons ATGAGCATTTGGACTGTACGATGTGTTTGCCAGAAGTTTTGCCGGCAGGCGCACATTTTAGCTAACAGAAGAGTGTTGCCGTCGACCAAGCGAATTCCAGCGGTCATCAATG GCATCAGCCGGCCGGCACACAACAGCTTATATCAAATG GGCTTTGTCGACAGCAAATCCTATTCCACAGCCAAGGATGTGCTCAAGTCTTCGCAATGCGATAAAGTTTGCCCACAACCCCTAGATCCCTGCAAGCCGGCTCCCAAGGATCCTTGTGAAGAATTCCATAAGCTGCGACGTGAGAGCGAAATCACTGGTGGTGCACAGGGCGGTGGTTGCGACGGTGACAGTGAAGacgagcaacaaaagcgtCTGAAGCTCAAATGCTTGCTGGGCGCTCTAGCAGCGCTGCTAGCTGGTGGCTTT GTGGCCTGGATGATGACACGCAAGAAGGAGTGCGAGGTGGACGGTGATAGTCCCGACGATGCACGTAAGCGCGCTCAACTATCTGGCATGATTACCT CACCTCCCAGCTCAGAGCAGTTGCCTAAGCACGTACCCTATTTGATAATTGGTGGCGGCACCGCTGCCTTCTCAGCGTTCCGTGCCATTAAATCAAACGATGCACGCGCCAAGGTGTTGATGATCAGCAATGAGTATCGCAAGCCATATATGCGACCGCCACTATCCAAGGAGCTGTGGTACACACCCAATGCTAATGAGGATCCCATTAAAGATTATCGCTTCAAGCAGTGGACGGGCTCGGAGCGCAG CTTGTACTTTGAGCCCGACGAGTTCTTCATTGAGCCCGAAAAGCTGGCAGACAGTGGTAATGGTGGCATAGCCGTCGCTCAAGGTTTCTCAGTGAAAAAAGTGGATGCACAGAATCGCATTGTGACATTGAACGACGGCTATCAGATTAGCTACGAGGAGTGCCTCATTGCAACGGGCTGTGCGCCCAAGAACCTCAACATGTTGCGTGATGCGCCACCGAGCGTGCGGGAGAAGATTATGGTCTATCGCACACCCGAGGATTTCGATCGGCTGCGTCGCTACGCAATGCAAAAGCGCTCGATTACCATTGTGGGCAATGGTTTCATTGGCAGCGAGCTGGCCTGCTCGCTGGCTCACTACTCCAAGGAGAACGAGGGTGGCAAGGTGTATCAAGTGTTCCAGGAGAAGGGCAACATGTCCAAGGTGCTGCCGCATTATCTAAGCGATTGGACTACGCGTCGCATGGAGAAGCAAGGCGTCTGCGTTATACCCGATGCCAGCATCAAGTCCGCCTTACGCGATGAATCGCAAGTTAAATTGGAGCTAAGCAATGGCATGACGCTGCTGTCGGACATTGTAGTGGTCTGCGTAGGCTGCACGCCCAATACAAACATAGCGGGCACCTCCCAGCTGGAAGTGGATCGTACTCTGGGTGGCTTTGTGGTCAATGCGGAGCTTGAAGCGCGACGCAATCTGTATGTGGCCGGTGATGCTTCCTGCTTCTATGATCCGCTGCTGGGCAGACGGCGTGTGGAGCATCATGATCACTCTGTGGTCTCTGGACGCTTGGCAGGCGAGAACATGACTGGAGCAA AGAAGCCGTATGAACATCAAAGCATGTTCTGGTCTGACTTGGGACCTGAAATTGGCTACGAAGGCATTGGCCTGGTGGACGCCTCTCTGCCCACAGTAGGCGTCTTCGCGCTAAGCAAGGACGATGCTAAACGCTCGGACAGCCACACGGACTCAAAGCCTGCGGACAAGAGCAGCGAAGCGCCGAAGCAAACGACTGTCGTCGAAGGCGAGCTGCAGTGCAATCCCAGCGATGAGCCCAACTATGGCAAGGGCGTTGTATTCTATCTGAAGAATGATAAAATTGTGGGCATTCTGCTGTGGAATCTTTTCAATCGCATTGGCCTCGCACGCACGATaatcaatcaaaacaaaaactatgaGGACCTCAATGAGGTtgcaaaactatttgaaaTACACGCGTAG
- the LOC108607572 gene encoding putative apoptosis-inducing factor 1, mitochondrial isoform X1: MSIWTVRCVCQKFCRQAHILANRRVLPSTKRIPAVINGISRPAHNSLYQMVKKRTLEARTKLQANKYPNNQACMKMPKTVEFVSDVDEDTQPPTLPTGQTQLGNVTASVTNQDPQFRVGFVDSKSYSTAKDVLKSSQCDKVCPQPLDPCKPAPKDPCEEFHKLRRESEITGGAQGGGCDGDSEDEQQKRLKLKCLLGALAALLAGGFVAWMMTRKKECEVDGDSPDDARKRAQLSGMITSPPSSEQLPKHVPYLIIGGGTAAFSAFRAIKSNDARAKVLMISNEYRKPYMRPPLSKELWYTPNANEDPIKDYRFKQWTGSERSLYFEPDEFFIEPEKLADSGNGGIAVAQGFSVKKVDAQNRIVTLNDGYQISYEECLIATGCAPKNLNMLRDAPPSVREKIMVYRTPEDFDRLRRYAMQKRSITIVGNGFIGSELACSLAHYSKENEGGKVYQVFQEKGNMSKVLPHYLSDWTTRRMEKQGVCVIPDASIKSALRDESQVKLELSNGMTLLSDIVVVCVGCTPNTNIAGTSQLEVDRTLGGFVVNAELEARRNLYVAGDASCFYDPLLGRRRVEHHDHSVVSGRLAGENMTGAKKPYEHQSMFWSDLGPEIGYEGIGLVDASLPTVGVFALSKDDAKRSDSHTDSKPADKSSEAPKQTTVVEGELQCNPSDEPNYGKGVVFYLKNDKIVGILLWNLFNRIGLARTIINQNKNYEDLNEVAKLFEIHA; this comes from the exons ATGAGCATTTGGACTGTACGATGTGTTTGCCAGAAGTTTTGCCGGCAGGCGCACATTTTAGCTAACAGAAGAGTGTTGCCGTCGACCAAGCGAATTCCAGCGGTCATCAATG GCATCAGCCGGCCGGCACACAACAGCTTATATCAAATGGTAAAAAAGCGCACGCTTGAAGCAAGAAccaagttgcaagcaaataaatatccAAATAATCAAGCCTGCATGAAAATGCCAAAGACCGTGGAGTTTGTATCCGATGTCGATGAAGATACACAACCACCTACATTGCCCACTGGTCAGACTCAGCTGGGCAATGTCACTGCATCAGTAACAAATCAAGATCCACAATTTCGAGTG GGCTTTGTCGACAGCAAATCCTATTCCACAGCCAAGGATGTGCTCAAGTCTTCGCAATGCGATAAAGTTTGCCCACAACCCCTAGATCCCTGCAAGCCGGCTCCCAAGGATCCTTGTGAAGAATTCCATAAGCTGCGACGTGAGAGCGAAATCACTGGTGGTGCACAGGGCGGTGGTTGCGACGGTGACAGTGAAGacgagcaacaaaagcgtCTGAAGCTCAAATGCTTGCTGGGCGCTCTAGCAGCGCTGCTAGCTGGTGGCTTT GTGGCCTGGATGATGACACGCAAGAAGGAGTGCGAGGTGGACGGTGATAGTCCCGACGATGCACGTAAGCGCGCTCAACTATCTGGCATGATTACCT CACCTCCCAGCTCAGAGCAGTTGCCTAAGCACGTACCCTATTTGATAATTGGTGGCGGCACCGCTGCCTTCTCAGCGTTCCGTGCCATTAAATCAAACGATGCACGCGCCAAGGTGTTGATGATCAGCAATGAGTATCGCAAGCCATATATGCGACCGCCACTATCCAAGGAGCTGTGGTACACACCCAATGCTAATGAGGATCCCATTAAAGATTATCGCTTCAAGCAGTGGACGGGCTCGGAGCGCAG CTTGTACTTTGAGCCCGACGAGTTCTTCATTGAGCCCGAAAAGCTGGCAGACAGTGGTAATGGTGGCATAGCCGTCGCTCAAGGTTTCTCAGTGAAAAAAGTGGATGCACAGAATCGCATTGTGACATTGAACGACGGCTATCAGATTAGCTACGAGGAGTGCCTCATTGCAACGGGCTGTGCGCCCAAGAACCTCAACATGTTGCGTGATGCGCCACCGAGCGTGCGGGAGAAGATTATGGTCTATCGCACACCCGAGGATTTCGATCGGCTGCGTCGCTACGCAATGCAAAAGCGCTCGATTACCATTGTGGGCAATGGTTTCATTGGCAGCGAGCTGGCCTGCTCGCTGGCTCACTACTCCAAGGAGAACGAGGGTGGCAAGGTGTATCAAGTGTTCCAGGAGAAGGGCAACATGTCCAAGGTGCTGCCGCATTATCTAAGCGATTGGACTACGCGTCGCATGGAGAAGCAAGGCGTCTGCGTTATACCCGATGCCAGCATCAAGTCCGCCTTACGCGATGAATCGCAAGTTAAATTGGAGCTAAGCAATGGCATGACGCTGCTGTCGGACATTGTAGTGGTCTGCGTAGGCTGCACGCCCAATACAAACATAGCGGGCACCTCCCAGCTGGAAGTGGATCGTACTCTGGGTGGCTTTGTGGTCAATGCGGAGCTTGAAGCGCGACGCAATCTGTATGTGGCCGGTGATGCTTCCTGCTTCTATGATCCGCTGCTGGGCAGACGGCGTGTGGAGCATCATGATCACTCTGTGGTCTCTGGACGCTTGGCAGGCGAGAACATGACTGGAGCAA AGAAGCCGTATGAACATCAAAGCATGTTCTGGTCTGACTTGGGACCTGAAATTGGCTACGAAGGCATTGGCCTGGTGGACGCCTCTCTGCCCACAGTAGGCGTCTTCGCGCTAAGCAAGGACGATGCTAAACGCTCGGACAGCCACACGGACTCAAAGCCTGCGGACAAGAGCAGCGAAGCGCCGAAGCAAACGACTGTCGTCGAAGGCGAGCTGCAGTGCAATCCCAGCGATGAGCCCAACTATGGCAAGGGCGTTGTATTCTATCTGAAGAATGATAAAATTGTGGGCATTCTGCTGTGGAATCTTTTCAATCGCATTGGCCTCGCACGCACGATaatcaatcaaaacaaaaactatgaGGACCTCAATGAGGTtgcaaaactatttgaaaTACACGCGTAG
- the LOC108608425 gene encoding tubulin-specific chaperone D, whose product MQQSEDVKDEDLPANTLEHFAELDQVLEMIENMLPIQAEGFERGFEHYTEVLSRYQEQPHLLDTHLEVLLSRLLGKIREAAPPTGARDAAFKYLYIICKVRTYKVLVKFMPHELSDLEFVLQLLEQQDPKQFENWETRYMLLLWMSILVLNPFHMSRLDAQQLGTPTETDENNFVLINNVNNQAVTVTPKMERIFELCKLYSSTNDTCSSMAAYLAAKYFVRADIKDLYLERYLDWIMDQHQADTLQVKFGQLAAVAAILKHGKREDLLPYADKLLKWIVGCQYKDVNDFLKYKYYIKIVQRLGLVHLKPRIASWRYKRGTRSLARNLNQASAAGDAEVIADADEADADAEEIVVPDAIEEVIEELLQALRSGGNDIRWSAAKGLGRVTNRLPKELADEVIGSVIGILSPLEPHEAWHGACLALAELAKRGLLLPYRLHELVPLLMQALFYDEMKGYMSVGQHIRDAACYMCWAFARAYNPDDLKPFVQQISSGLLTVAVFDREINCRRAASAAFQESVGRLGNFPYGIEISTTTDFYSVGLRQHSYLVISDFIAQYEEYREPMIDHLVQRKVGHWDAAIRELVAKALHKLTRRAPRYMAAVVLPQLLAKTETIDLNARHGCVLAMGEITLTLRQLELEGPGNVYLTNQRIAELNELINSFVERSYYRGMSGELMKSCSASFIRNCSLAQLPATDVCLASWQRVIDMCLITTSSTIRTAAVEAFAELSRAYYCEEKMSAGNAQIIGRYLEGADNDLEEHIRMGHLAALGVLPEFMLRPQLNPVMYKLVLHSLTNQSAAGDHENQQTFRWSEARTQSVYALCKIVQTIGYDDTKDGFGNQHLFNDVVKCMLNAMAEYTLDNRGDIGAWVREAAMTSLFEIATTCPKEMLEEDLVHQIVAGFMQQAVEKIDRTRGLAGRLCCRLIHTQPAIPHIKAHARLLEIFPSDENTVLWLFADNTFPLFCELLALPDYSKRVLLGLCASIGQLTESLIKYASNAFFEFLRSHKQMVPRLCTEIIQIFEEYLLNERITYPMLSFLDILMGSGTIDAVLHDEQNLFAEDVYRLLNLEVKGYKKLYKTATSIGTYCQLIQVPRLSRRIFAKMSVFLGLQHVHVRKTAATKLYEALALHGDATEIPEENMDEILSLLSETDWTAPLVQVRPLRNQLCNLIGIQPPVSGGAAAANKQVTVADK is encoded by the exons atgcagcaaagcgAGGATGTTAAAGATGAAGATCTGCCTGCAAATACCTTGGAGCACTTTGCCGAACTCGACCAAGTGCTCGAAATGATAGAAAATATGCTGCCAATACAGGCAGAAGGTTTTGAGCGTGGGTTTGAGCATTATACAGAGGTCCTCTCCCGCTACCAAGAACAACCCCACTTGTTGGATACACACCTGGAGGTGTTGCTGTCTCGCCTACTGGGCAAGATACGTGAGGCAGCGCCACCCACAGGTGCAAGGGATGCAGCTTTCaagtatttgtatataatttgcaaAGTGCGCACCTACAAGGTGTTGGTAAAGTTTATGCCACATGAGCTGAGTGATTTGGAGtttgtgctgcagctgttggAGCAACAGGATCCGAAGCAATTTGAGAATTGGGAGACACGCTACATGTTGCTGTTATGGATGTCCATATTGGTATTAAATCCATTCCATATGTCACGCTTGGATGCGCAGCAGCTTGGAACTCCAACAGAGACTGACGAAAACAATTTCGTGCTCATCAACAATGTCAACAACCAAGCTGTCACGGTTACGCCCAAAATGGAACGCATCTTTGAGCTCTGCAAGCTATACTCCTCCACCAATGATACTTGCAGCAGCATGGCTGCCTATCTGGCTGCCAAGTACTTTGTACGTGCTGACATAAAGGATTTATATTTGGAGCGGTATCTTGACTGGATTATGGATCAGCATCAGGCGGACACTTTGCAGGTCAAGTTTGGTCAGTTGGCCGCAGTGGCTGCCATATTGAAGCATGGCAAGCGCGAGGATCTGCTGCCCTATGCGGATAAGCTGCTCAAATGGATTGTCGGCTGTCAGTACAAGGATGTCAACGATTTTCTCAAATACAAGTATTATATAAAGATTGTGCAGCGTCTGGGATTGGTGCATCTTAAGCCTAGAATTGCCAGCTGGCGTTACAAGAGAG GCACACGTTCCTTGGCGCGCAACTTGAATCAGGCCAGTGCTGCTGGCGATGCTGAAGTCATAGCAGATGCGGATGAAGCAGACGCTGATGCAGAGGAAATTGTCGTACCAGATGCTATTGAGGAAGTAATTGAAGAGCTGCTGCAGGCTTTGCGCAGCGGTGGCAATGACATACGCTGGAGCGCCGCCAAGGGTTTGGGTCGTGTGACCAATCGTTTGCCCAAGGAGCTAGCTGATGAAGTCATAGGCTCGGTTATTGGAATTCTCAGCCCGTTGGAGCCGCATGAGGCTTGGCATGGTGCCTGCCTGGCACTGGCGGAGCTGGCCAAGCGTGGTCTACTGCTGCCCTATCGTTTGCATGAATTGGTGCCGCTGCTTATGCAGGCGCTCTTCTATGATGAGATGAAGGGTTACATGTCTGTGGGTCAGCATATTAGAGACGCCGCTTGCTACATGTGCTGGGCCTTTGCACGCGCCTACAATCCGGACGATCTGAAGCCATTTGTTCAGCAAATCTCGTCGGGCCTGCTGACTGTAGCTGTGTTTGATCGCGAAATCAATTGTCGCCGAGCTGCTTCGGCTGCCTTCCAGGAGAGTGTGGGCCGTCTGGGCAACTTTCCCTACGGCATTGAGATTTCCACTACTACTGACTTTTATTCCGTAGGTCTACGTCAGCATTCCTATCTAGTCATCAGCGATTTTATAGCTCAGTACGAGGAGTATCGTGAGCCCATGATTGATCATCTGGTGCAGCGTAAAGTGGGCCACTGGGATGCCGCCATCAGAGAGCTCGTGGCCAAGGCGCTGCACAAACTCACTCGCCGTGCTCCGCGTTACATGGCTGCTGTAGTGCTACCACAGCTACTGGCAAAAACGGAAACCATTGATCTCAATGCGCGTCATGGCTGTGTCTTGGCCATGGGCGAAATTACTTTGACGCTGCGACAGCTGGAGCTAGAAGGCCCAGGCAATGTTTATCTTACTAATCAGCGCATTGCAGAGTTGAACGAACTCATCAATAGCTTTGTGGAGCGCAGTTACTATCGTGGCATGAGCGGTGAGCTGATGAAGTCCTGCTCCGCCAGCTTCATACGCAACTGCAGCTTGGCTCAGCTGCCCGCCACCGATGTCTGCTTGG CCAGTTGGCAGCGTGTCATCGACATGTGTCTCATCACCACGTCCAGCACAATACGCACAGCAGCTGTGGAGGCCTTTGCTGAACTAAGCCGTGCCTACTACTGCGAGGAGAAGATGAGTGCTGGCAATGCGCAGATTATAGGCCGATATCTGGAGGGCGCCGACAATGACTTGGAGGAGCATATTCGCATGGGTCATCTGGCTGCCCTAGGCGTGTTGCCAGAGTTTATGCTGCGTCCACAGCTCAATCCAGTGATGTATAAGCTGGTGCTGCATTCACTAACGAATCAATCAGCGGCTGGAGATCACGAGAATCAACAGACATTTCGCTGGAGCGAGGCTCGCACCCAGAGCGTGTACGCATTATGTAAAATAGTGCAAACCATAGGCTATGATGATACCAAAGATGGATTTGGAAATCAGCATCTCTTCAATGACGTGGTGAAGTGCATGCTGAATGCGATGGCCGAGTATACACTGGATAACCGCGGCGATATTGGTGCCTGGGTGCGTGAGGCAGCCATGACATCGCTCTTTGAGATTGCTACTACGTGTCCCAAGGAGATGCTTGAAGAGGACTTGGTGCATCAAATTGTCGCGGGTTTCATGCAGCAGGCGGTGGAGAAAATTGATCGCACACGTGGTCTAGCAGGCAGACTCTGCTGCAgacttatacacacacaaccaGCCATACCACATATAAAGGCGCATGCTCGACTCCTTGAAATATTTCCAAGTGATGAAAATACAGTGCTCTGGCTCTTTGCTGATAACACATTCCCACTATTTTGCGAGCTATTGGCATTGCCTGACTATTCCAAGCGTGTGCTCTTGGGTCTGTGCGCTAGCATAGGTCAGCTTACAGAATCTCTG ATCAAATACGCTTCAAATGCATTCTTCGAGTTTCTGCGCTCCCACAAGCAAATGGTTCCGCGCTTGTGCACAGAAATTATCCAAATTTTCGAGGAATATTTGCTGAATGAGCGCATTACATATCCCATGCTTAGCTTCCTCGACATACTCATGGGCTCAGGCACTATTGATGCTGTTTTGCATGATGAGCAGAATTTGTTTGCCGAGGACGTCTATCGTCTGCTCAACTTGGAGGTCAAGGGTTATAAGAAGCTCTACAAAACAGCCACCAGCATCGGCACCTATTGCCAGCTAATCCAAGTTCCGCGGCTAAGCCGTCGCATCTTCGCCAAGATGTCAGTATTTCTGGGCTTGCAGCATGTGCATGTTCGTAAAACGGCTGCAACTAAATTATACGAGGCGCTGGCGCTTCATGGCGATGCCACTGAAATACCCGAAGAGAATATGGATGAAATCCTCTCTTTGCTATCAGAAACCGACTGGACTGCTCCGTTGGTCCAAGTACGTCCACTGCGCAACCAGCTCTGCAATCTAATAGGCATACAACCACCAGTAAGcggtggagctgctgctgctaacaagCAGGTCACAGTTgctgataaataa